The following coding sequences are from one Methanomassiliicoccales archaeon window:
- a CDS encoding ATP-dependent helicase has protein sequence MIERVTRCYTKEEVLALMDPLIAEWFNGKFEDLTEPQSYAIPLIHRRENVLVSSPTGSGKTLTAFLAIINELVSYSKKGKLEDRVYAVYVSPLKALANDINRNLEEPLREMKALAEKKGLEFPDIRVGVRSGDTSSYERQRMLRRPPHIFITTPESLALVLAAPKFRERFSEVEYVIVDEVHELCDSKRGVMLSLTLERLQAYCERRFVRIGLSATLAPIEEIAAFLAGFEDGKQRPIKIVEVRSQKNLDLKVLCPTEDMTALPYEIVNSKMYDMLKDLIEKHTTTLIFTNTRSGTENVVYKLKERGVEAIEAHHGSLSKETRLDVEERLKKGELRCVVSSTSLELGIDIGSIDLVCQIGSPKSVAKALQRIGRSGHGYRQTSKGRLIVFDNDDLVECAVLSRAVKRNQIDRVSIPENCLDVLAQTIVGMSIEKRWDVKDALGIIRRSYCYRNLKEEQFYDVLRYLGSKDEFEGVYSKIWYDEVEGRFGRKRGARMIYSLNLGTIPEEANYTVYTEKGGQVGDVSEKFVERLTPKDIFVLGGRTYEYVRTKGMRVFVKTATGRKPTVPSWTGEMLPRSFDLSIEIARFRREMAAKLKEDEEKTIRWLVADFNIDYGSARSIISYFKEQQAACGIIPNDRVLVVEGYRDMAGNYSIVFHFPFGRRVNDALSRAYAFQLTKSLNCNVSVSVTDDAFLLNMPKRVDLDGIEKIVSSNDLENILRRAVRDSEIFKQRFRHTAARSFMILRNYKGREVSVNRQQLRSGYLLDALGNIEKMPIIEETYREILNDVMDLQNAKLVLSLIEKGEIAVKAIDYSSTPSPFAHGVILAGISDIVLMEDRSSLLKELHRKILSKVLVAELSEFEFDSERVAAYFRKKLGTIEKKEDILNLLRLAGPMRIFKERARSIYPYASKDRKTVEKWAEELLEEMKIASVFIDDFYFVASDDLNTFATVFSKERSLGDLERRVLDALGEEKTQAQIAQTIGIDLEKVSRVIHVLESTQLVGRVAHRGGQWFFKRRDITKRPYDDSLQIAVRKFLASNGPATVEEIAYALMQAEEKVLDSVESLVNEGVLVKGKFIVSEKPQYMLRVDYLRLRSESLVAFDSRTVESYRRWKLDGPFNSIEECLRFLGGVGDPLDVFYRVPGFTMEEWECLRKSGRILLGRFHRGRVRYVLSDDAPLYVSAYSTSAIGRWEIEILDLIRRHGSLSFRQLASLVNMTKEQLRTVLERLDRNLLIIRLYDENENLSRENFYGCLNVPPYEGDAKEEIVRRFVRAYGPVSLQAVLGYTGFSPGEIEAILDREEIARINVGESQVEMFIFADELDKLECFTGSVKETRIRSLHDPVVQPLWTEIASRYGDKWVYPVMRDGTLIGAVEEWRMSGCIEIRAIDLDDHGVLDEVLNAIDDMMVFYRQLGYDIVRVKEALGAQVEELSDELIAKFHDAGYHRIGRSLIKGNFVPQVYAWEQVLQYIFSRQSIYPQNNFENVLVAVKKTGGFRADPPAYLRSKVRVPLKKLLEQGMLVRAQVIPSFMTYTTVEFASLCRKARNGEITDDMKLLLRVISDYYSISREELFTASPLGYGRTHAALKKLVEISAVYFDGKRRISVVPDIDLTVDEARTRLVEHLFENYGIFSAENLARMLDFIMPMRDLRRLLANLEREGLLAKGYFISDDETLYWILNNDLPLKEIEYEDGFVLTTDDNLYFYLQPWLKKEAGQRAEAIFKGPRLIGSFKAHRLGTDLYLDEFHGGQEAKRILNAHLRINNFTLRKSREEKIPDWEVQEFYEKTHPGEV, from the coding sequence GTAAATTTGAGGATCTGACTGAGCCGCAATCTTATGCGATCCCCCTCATTCACCGGAGGGAGAACGTTCTTGTATCCTCACCAACGGGCTCAGGGAAAACACTGACCGCCTTTCTGGCAATCATTAATGAGCTGGTCAGCTACTCAAAAAAGGGAAAGCTGGAAGACAGGGTATATGCGGTCTATGTATCCCCATTGAAAGCCCTCGCGAACGACATCAACAGAAATCTCGAGGAACCGCTGAGGGAGATGAAAGCTCTCGCAGAGAAAAAGGGCCTGGAATTCCCAGATATCAGGGTTGGCGTGCGGTCCGGTGACACCTCGTCCTATGAGAGGCAGAGAATGCTGAGAAGGCCGCCGCACATCTTCATCACTACTCCAGAGTCGCTTGCACTGGTTCTAGCAGCCCCGAAGTTTCGGGAGCGGTTTTCGGAAGTGGAATATGTGATCGTAGACGAGGTTCACGAGCTCTGCGACTCGAAGAGGGGCGTGATGCTCTCCCTAACGCTCGAAAGGCTCCAGGCGTATTGCGAAAGGCGATTCGTGAGAATCGGTCTGTCGGCAACCCTCGCCCCAATCGAGGAGATCGCTGCATTCCTTGCAGGTTTTGAGGATGGGAAGCAGAGGCCAATCAAGATTGTTGAGGTACGAAGCCAGAAGAACCTTGACTTGAAGGTCCTCTGCCCAACAGAGGACATGACTGCCTTACCCTACGAAATCGTCAATTCGAAAATGTACGACATGCTGAAGGATCTCATAGAGAAGCACACGACGACACTCATTTTCACCAACACAAGATCTGGAACGGAAAACGTCGTGTACAAGCTGAAAGAGAGGGGCGTTGAGGCAATCGAGGCACACCACGGGAGTCTGAGCAAGGAGACAAGACTCGATGTCGAGGAGCGGCTGAAGAAGGGCGAATTGAGATGCGTCGTCTCATCGACGTCCCTTGAGCTAGGTATTGACATCGGGTCGATTGATCTCGTTTGCCAGATCGGCTCGCCCAAGTCGGTGGCGAAAGCGCTCCAGCGAATAGGGAGAAGCGGTCACGGCTATAGGCAGACCTCAAAGGGCCGGCTCATCGTCTTCGACAACGATGATCTCGTTGAATGTGCCGTGCTCTCGAGGGCTGTTAAGAGGAATCAGATCGACAGGGTGAGCATTCCTGAGAACTGTCTCGATGTGCTGGCACAGACGATTGTTGGTATGTCGATCGAGAAGCGATGGGATGTAAAGGATGCGCTGGGGATCATTCGTCGCTCATACTGCTACAGAAATCTAAAGGAGGAGCAGTTTTACGACGTACTCCGCTACCTCGGGAGCAAGGATGAGTTTGAGGGTGTTTACTCCAAGATTTGGTACGACGAGGTGGAAGGGCGCTTTGGCAGGAAGCGGGGAGCGAGGATGATCTACTCGCTCAATCTTGGGACGATCCCGGAGGAAGCGAATTATACCGTTTATACAGAAAAAGGAGGACAAGTGGGCGACGTATCTGAAAAGTTCGTCGAACGTCTCACGCCGAAGGACATCTTCGTGCTCGGCGGAAGAACCTATGAGTATGTCAGGACAAAGGGCATGAGGGTTTTTGTCAAGACGGCGACGGGAAGGAAACCGACAGTTCCTTCGTGGACAGGTGAGATGTTACCAAGGAGCTTCGACCTCTCCATCGAGATTGCACGCTTCCGCAGGGAGATGGCGGCGAAGCTCAAAGAAGACGAGGAAAAAACGATCAGGTGGCTTGTCGCTGATTTCAATATCGATTACGGGTCTGCCAGATCGATCATCAGTTACTTCAAAGAGCAACAGGCAGCCTGTGGCATAATACCGAATGATCGCGTGCTCGTGGTCGAAGGTTACAGGGACATGGCTGGCAACTACAGTATCGTCTTCCACTTCCCCTTTGGCAGGCGCGTTAACGACGCTCTTTCCCGCGCATACGCGTTCCAACTTACGAAGTCTCTCAACTGCAATGTCAGCGTGTCTGTAACAGACGATGCATTCTTATTGAACATGCCAAAGCGAGTCGATCTTGACGGGATTGAGAAGATTGTGTCGAGTAACGACCTTGAAAATATTCTCCGGCGCGCCGTCAGGGACTCTGAGATATTCAAACAGCGGTTTCGCCACACGGCCGCAAGGAGCTTCATGATTCTCAGGAATTATAAGGGGAGAGAAGTCTCCGTCAATAGGCAACAGCTTCGCTCGGGCTATCTCCTTGACGCACTTGGTAATATAGAGAAGATGCCGATCATTGAGGAGACTTATAGGGAAATCCTCAACGATGTCATGGACCTCCAAAATGCAAAGCTCGTATTGTCCTTGATTGAAAAAGGGGAGATCGCCGTCAAGGCAATTGACTACTCCTCAACCCCCTCGCCGTTTGCCCACGGCGTAATCCTTGCTGGTATCTCTGACATCGTGTTGATGGAGGACCGTAGCTCCCTGCTGAAGGAACTCCATCGCAAGATTCTCTCTAAAGTTCTCGTCGCTGAGCTATCAGAATTTGAGTTCGATTCGGAACGAGTCGCTGCCTACTTTAGAAAGAAGCTCGGAACGATCGAGAAAAAGGAGGATATCCTTAATTTGCTCAGGCTCGCAGGGCCGATGAGAATTTTCAAAGAGCGAGCGCGGAGTATCTATCCCTACGCTTCGAAAGACAGAAAGACCGTTGAGAAGTGGGCAGAGGAGCTTCTCGAAGAGATGAAGATTGCATCGGTCTTCATTGATGACTTTTACTTCGTCGCAAGTGATGATCTCAATACATTCGCGACTGTGTTCAGCAAAGAACGATCGCTCGGCGATCTCGAGCGAAGAGTTCTTGACGCGCTCGGTGAAGAAAAAACGCAGGCACAGATTGCGCAAACCATCGGAATTGACCTTGAAAAGGTGAGCAGGGTCATCCATGTTCTGGAATCAACCCAACTCGTCGGAAGAGTTGCGCATAGGGGCGGCCAGTGGTTCTTTAAGCGCCGGGACATCACAAAGAGACCGTACGATGATTCCCTGCAGATCGCCGTACGCAAATTCCTTGCCTCAAACGGTCCAGCGACGGTCGAAGAGATTGCATATGCATTGATGCAAGCGGAGGAAAAGGTTCTAGACTCAGTCGAATCACTCGTCAACGAGGGTGTCCTCGTCAAGGGTAAATTCATCGTCTCGGAGAAGCCACAGTACATGCTTCGTGTCGACTATCTTAGGTTGCGGAGCGAAAGCCTTGTGGCTTTTGATTCGAGGACGGTCGAATCCTATCGCAGGTGGAAGCTCGATGGCCCCTTCAATTCGATCGAAGAATGCCTCCGCTTCCTCGGAGGGGTAGGTGACCCCCTCGATGTCTTCTATCGTGTGCCAGGGTTTACGATGGAAGAATGGGAGTGCTTAAGAAAGTCTGGTAGGATACTCCTCGGGCGTTTCCATAGGGGGCGCGTGAGGTATGTTTTATCGGATGATGCGCCGCTCTATGTGTCTGCTTACAGCACATCCGCGATCGGGCGGTGGGAAATCGAGATACTTGATCTCATCAGGCGCCACGGCAGCCTCAGTTTCAGGCAACTTGCCTCCCTCGTGAACATGACGAAAGAGCAGCTGAGAACGGTTCTCGAGAGGCTCGACAGGAATCTTTTGATCATTAGGCTCTACGACGAAAACGAAAATCTTTCGAGGGAGAACTTTTACGGCTGCCTCAATGTTCCACCATACGAAGGTGATGCGAAGGAGGAAATTGTTAGGCGATTCGTCAGAGCCTATGGCCCGGTTTCGTTGCAAGCAGTCCTGGGTTATACTGGCTTTTCGCCAGGAGAAATCGAGGCGATCCTTGATAGGGAGGAAATAGCGAGGATTAATGTGGGCGAATCGCAGGTGGAGATGTTCATCTTCGCCGACGAGCTCGATAAGCTCGAATGCTTCACTGGCTCCGTGAAAGAGACTCGTATAAGATCACTCCACGATCCTGTGGTTCAACCTCTTTGGACCGAGATCGCTTCGAGGTACGGCGATAAGTGGGTCTATCCAGTGATGCGCGATGGCACCTTGATCGGAGCGGTCGAAGAGTGGAGAATGAGCGGGTGCATTGAAATTAGGGCGATCGATCTTGATGACCATGGCGTACTCGATGAGGTTTTGAACGCGATCGATGACATGATGGTCTTTTACCGGCAATTGGGCTACGATATTGTAAGGGTAAAAGAAGCACTTGGCGCACAAGTTGAAGAACTTTCCGATGAGCTCATCGCGAAGTTCCACGATGCTGGATACCACCGGATAGGAAGGTCCCTCATCAAGGGAAACTTTGTTCCGCAAGTCTACGCATGGGAACAGGTTCTCCAATACATCTTCTCGAGGCAGTCGATTTATCCGCAAAATAACTTTGAGAACGTACTCGTGGCGGTGAAGAAGACAGGTGGGTTCAGGGCCGATCCGCCCGCGTATCTCAGGAGTAAGGTGAGGGTCCCATTAAAAAAACTCCTTGAACAAGGGATGCTTGTTCGAGCACAAGTGATCCCCTCTTTCATGACCTACACGACCGTTGAATTCGCCTCACTTTGCCGAAAGGCAAGGAACGGCGAAATAACGGACGACATGAAACTCCTCCTCCGTGTCATCAGCGATTATTATTCGATTTCAAGAGAGGAGTTATTTACGGCGTCACCGCTAGGCTATGGGAGGACGCACGCGGCGCTCAAGAAACTCGTGGAGATCTCAGCAGTATATTTTGACGGGAAGAGGCGGATATCGGTCGTGCCAGACATCGACCTCACTGTGGACGAAGCGCGCACTAGACTCGTTGAACATCTCTTTGAGAACTACGGCATCTTCAGCGCAGAAAACCTCGCGAGGATGCTCGACTTCATCATGCCTATGAGGGATTTGAGAAGGCTGCTTGCAAACCTTGAGAGAGAAGGTCTCCTCGCCAAGGGATATTTCATCAGCGACGATGAAACACTTTATTGGATATTGAATAATGATCTACCATTGAAAGAGATCGAATATGAGGACGGGTTTGTCCTCACGACCGACGACAACCTCTACTTCTATCTACAGCCTTGGTTGAAGAAAGAGGCTGGGCAGCGCGCTGAAGCGATCTTTAAAGGGCCTCGTTTGATCGGCAGTTTCAAAGCCCATCGCCTTGGCACCGATCTTTACCTCGATGAATTCCATGGTGGTCAGGAGGCGAAGAGGATACTCAACGCCCATTTGCGGATCAATAACTTCACGCTTAGGAAGAGCAGGGAGGAAAAGATCCCTGACTGGGAAGTCCAGGAGTTTTACGAGAAAACCCATCCAGGTGAAGTCTAA